A window from Enterocloster bolteae encodes these proteins:
- a CDS encoding glutamine--tRNA ligase/YqeY domain fusion protein codes for MADKDTVMETEEKEVVSRNFIEQEIDKDLAEGVYDHVQTRFPPEPNGYLHIGHAKSILLNYGLAQKYGGKFNLRFDDTNPTKEKTEFVESIMDDVKWLGADFEDRLFFASNYFDQMYECAVFLIKKGKAFVCDLTADQIREYRGDFTTPGKESPYRNRSVEENLALFEEMKEGKYQDGEKVLRAKIDMASPNINMRDPVIYRVARMSHHNTGDKWCIYPMYDFAHPIEDAIEHITHSICTLEFEDHRPLYDWVVKECEFENPPRQIEFAKLYLTNVITGKRYIKKLVEDNIVDGWDDPRLVSIAALRRRGYTPEAIKMFVEMVGVSKANSSVDYAMLEYCIREDLKLKKPRMMAILNPVKLVIDNYPEGQVEMLDVPNNLENPELGDRKVPFGRELYIEREDFMEEPPKKYFRMFPGNEVRLMGAYFVKCTGCEKDADGNITVVHGTYDPETKSGSGFEGRKVKGTIHWVAVPTARQVECRLYENIVDEEKGKLNEDGSLNLNPNSLVVLKECYVEPALAEGEAYDSYQFVRNGFFCVDCKDSTPQKPVFNRIVSLKSSFKLPK; via the coding sequence GGCAGACAAGGATACCGTAATGGAAACTGAGGAAAAGGAGGTAGTCTCCAGGAATTTCATTGAACAGGAGATTGACAAGGACCTGGCAGAGGGCGTTTATGACCATGTCCAGACCCGTTTCCCGCCGGAGCCAAACGGTTATTTGCACATCGGACATGCCAAGTCCATCTTACTGAACTACGGCCTGGCACAGAAGTACGGCGGCAAGTTCAACCTGCGTTTTGACGATACAAACCCCACAAAGGAAAAGACTGAATTCGTGGAGTCCATCATGGATGATGTGAAGTGGCTGGGAGCTGATTTCGAGGACAGGCTTTTCTTTGCGTCCAATTATTTTGACCAGATGTACGAGTGCGCCGTATTCCTGATTAAGAAGGGAAAGGCGTTTGTCTGTGATCTGACAGCCGACCAGATCAGGGAGTACAGGGGAGACTTTACCACACCCGGCAAGGAGAGTCCTTACAGGAACCGTTCCGTGGAGGAGAATCTTGCTCTGTTTGAGGAGATGAAGGAGGGAAAGTACCAGGATGGAGAGAAGGTGCTGAGAGCCAAGATTGATATGGCTTCCCCTAATATCAACATGAGGGATCCGGTTATCTACCGCGTTGCCCGCATGTCCCACCACAACACAGGCGACAAGTGGTGCATCTATCCCATGTATGATTTCGCCCATCCCATTGAGGATGCCATTGAACACATTACCCATTCCATCTGCACCCTGGAATTTGAGGACCACAGGCCTCTCTATGACTGGGTGGTGAAGGAGTGCGAGTTTGAGAATCCGCCGCGCCAGATTGAGTTCGCCAAGCTGTATCTGACCAATGTGATAACCGGCAAGCGCTATATCAAGAAGCTGGTGGAGGATAACATCGTGGACGGCTGGGACGACCCCCGTCTGGTGTCTATCGCGGCTCTGAGGAGAAGGGGATATACACCGGAGGCCATCAAGATGTTCGTGGAGATGGTTGGCGTATCCAAGGCCAACAGTTCCGTGGACTACGCCATGCTGGAATACTGTATCCGCGAGGACTTAAAGCTTAAGAAGCCCCGTATGATGGCTATTCTGAATCCGGTGAAGCTGGTCATTGACAATTATCCGGAAGGACAGGTGGAGATGTTGGATGTTCCCAATAATCTGGAGAATCCGGAGCTGGGAGACAGGAAGGTGCCGTTTGGGCGGGAGCTTTATATTGAGCGGGAGGATTTCATGGAAGAGCCTCCTAAAAAGTATTTCCGTATGTTCCCCGGCAATGAGGTACGCCTGATGGGCGCATATTTCGTTAAGTGTACAGGATGTGAGAAGGATGCTGACGGCAACATTACCGTGGTACACGGCACCTATGATCCGGAGACAAAGAGCGGTTCCGGTTTTGAGGGACGCAAAGTAAAGGGAACCATCCACTGGGTGGCTGTTCCCACAGCAAGACAGGTGGAGTGCCGCCTTTATGAGAATATTGTGGACGAGGAGAAGGGCAAGCTGAATGAAGACGGCAGCCTTAACTTAAATCCGAACTCTCTGGTTGTGTTAAAGGAGTGCTACGTTGAGCCGGCCCTGGCAGAGGGAGAGGCCTATGACAGCTATCAGTTTGTGCGCAACGGTTTCTTCTGTGTGGACTGCAAGGACAGCACGCCCCAGAAGCCGGTGTTTAACCGGATTGTATCCTTAAAGAGCTCATTTAAGCTTCCCAAATAG
- a CDS encoding co-chaperone GroES: MKLVPLFDKVVLKQLVAEETTKSGIVLPGAAKEKPQQAEVIAVGPGGVIDGKEVTMQVKAGDKVIYSKYSGTEVEIEDEKYVIVKQNDILAVVE; the protein is encoded by the coding sequence ATGAAGTTAGTACCATTGTTTGACAAGGTAGTGTTAAAGCAGTTAGTTGCAGAAGAGACAACGAAGTCCGGCATTGTCCTTCCGGGGGCAGCCAAAGAGAAGCCGCAGCAGGCAGAGGTCATTGCAGTGGGACCAGGCGGAGTTATTGACGGCAAGGAAGTAACCATGCAGGTTAAGGCCGGCGACAAGGTAATCTACTCCAAGTACTCAGGAACAGAAGTAGAGATTGAGGATGAGAAGTACGTTATCGTAAAGCAGAACGATATCCTGGCAGTTGTTGAATAA
- a CDS encoding PLP-dependent aminotransferase family protein, with product MELIVPFDSQSESPLYEQIYQYIKNEIRQGKLESGSRLPSTRILARNLRLSRSTTQMAYDQLLSEGYIEALPCKGYFVCKIEELVEVRQKGGGSFVEPGDTGKDRYEVDFSPRGIDLDSFPFNTWRKISRNTLVDDNKEMFAAGDPQGERALRTAIGDYLHSARGVDCRPEQILIGAGSEYLLMLLSQILGNGRKIAMENPTYKQAYRVLKGEGYPVIPVDMDRYGMDVQRLSRSSADVAYVMPSHQYPTGIVMPVKRRQELLAWAYSGADRYLIEDDYDSEFRYKGKPIPALQGMDRGGRVIYMGTFSKSIAPAIRVGFMVLPEHLLEAYRERAGFYLSTVSRIDQNILYQFITQGYYERHLNRMRALYKGKHDALMAGLKELEDRFLIRGEYAGLHVLLTHRQGETEESLVARAAELGVKVYGISGCFIQPEEKLFDSTVMLGYASLSEEEIRNGTKLLSKAWTF from the coding sequence ATGGAATTGATAGTACCCTTTGACAGTCAGTCAGAAAGTCCTCTCTATGAACAGATTTACCAGTACATAAAAAACGAAATCCGCCAGGGAAAGCTGGAGTCCGGAAGCCGTCTGCCTTCCACCCGTATACTGGCCAGGAACCTGAGGCTGAGCCGCAGTACCACCCAGATGGCCTATGACCAGCTGCTGTCTGAAGGGTATATAGAGGCACTGCCGTGCAAGGGTTATTTTGTCTGCAAGATAGAGGAGCTGGTGGAAGTACGGCAAAAGGGAGGCGGTTCTTTTGTAGAGCCGGGAGACACCGGAAAGGACCGTTACGAGGTGGATTTTTCTCCCAGAGGAATTGATCTGGACAGTTTTCCCTTTAATACGTGGAGGAAAATCAGCAGGAATACACTGGTGGATGATAACAAGGAGATGTTTGCGGCAGGAGACCCCCAGGGGGAAAGGGCTCTCAGGACTGCCATAGGTGATTACCTCCATTCCGCCAGGGGGGTGGACTGCAGGCCTGAGCAGATACTCATCGGCGCAGGAAGCGAGTATCTGCTGATGCTCCTATCCCAGATTCTGGGAAACGGCAGGAAAATCGCCATGGAAAACCCCACATACAAGCAGGCATACAGAGTGCTTAAGGGCGAGGGATATCCTGTGATTCCCGTGGATATGGACCGATATGGAATGGATGTGCAGCGGCTTTCCCGCAGCAGCGCGGATGTGGCCTATGTGATGCCTTCCCATCAGTATCCCACAGGGATTGTCATGCCTGTGAAGCGGCGGCAGGAGCTGCTGGCCTGGGCTTACAGCGGTGCAGACCGGTATCTGATAGAGGATGATTATGACAGCGAGTTCCGATACAAGGGAAAGCCCATTCCCGCGCTGCAGGGAATGGACCGGGGCGGCCGTGTGATTTACATGGGAACATTTTCCAAGTCCATAGCCCCGGCTATCCGTGTGGGATTCATGGTGCTGCCGGAGCATTTGCTGGAGGCATACCGGGAAAGAGCCGGTTTCTATCTTTCCACGGTGTCCAGGATTGACCAGAACATTCTCTATCAGTTTATAACCCAGGGATATTATGAGAGACACCTGAACCGCATGAGAGCCCTGTACAAGGGAAAACATGATGCTCTGATGGCAGGGCTTAAGGAACTGGAGGACCGGTTTTTAATCAGGGGAGAATATGCAGGGCTGCATGTGCTTTTGACCCACAGGCAGGGAGAGACGGAAGAAAGTCTGGTGGCCCGTGCGGCTGAACTGGGAGTGAAGGTTTATGGAATATCAGGATGCTTCATACAGCCGGAGGAGAAGCTGTTTGATTCAACCGTTATGCTGGGATATGCCAGTCTCAGCGAGGAGGAAATCCGAAATGGCACTAAGTTACTGAGTAAGGCCTGGACATTTTAA